From one Thermoplasmatales archaeon genomic stretch:
- a CDS encoding 3-isopropylmalate dehydratase large subunit: MPTIIEKIFQNHTGDRVEVGETIWLEIDLRTARDFAGANVVKNLIENYGGNYVNNASKTFFTFDCNAPANTIEYATNHQICRKFARENGIKIYDVDSGIGSHVVIEEGLAYPGVTAVSTDSHFNLLGAVGAFGQGMGDVDIAFAFKTGKIWFEVPPTIKVNFLGMPSDAWSAKDLALLCVKELKRVALGKAIEFYGDIIDSLSLDGRITLSSMVTEMGGIAGFITPDKRIISFCEKNSGKKIKPVYADDANYEKEIDIDVSTLEPMVALPPSPSNVRRVRDVGDVKIDSVFIGSCTNGRMDDMLSAWKIIKGKKISEDVKMKIVPATRRIWKEMLDKGLIKDFFEAGAIVSHACCAGCASGQIGMTGIDENQASTSNRNFKGKQGAGNTYLVSPATAAASALSGYITGGDEI, translated from the coding sequence ATGCCGACAATAATTGAAAAAATTTTTCAAAACCATACAGGAGATAGGGTAGAAGTTGGTGAAACAATATGGCTCGAAATTGACTTAAGAACCGCACGCGACTTTGCTGGGGCAAATGTTGTAAAAAATTTAATTGAAAATTATGGAGGAAATTATGTAAATAATGCTTCAAAAACATTTTTTACATTTGATTGCAATGCCCCAGCAAATACAATTGAATATGCAACAAATCACCAAATATGCAGAAAATTTGCAAGAGAAAATGGAATAAAAATTTATGATGTAGATAGTGGTATAGGAAGTCATGTTGTAATTGAGGAAGGGCTCGCATATCCAGGCGTAACCGCGGTTAGTACAGATAGTCACTTCAATCTTTTAGGGGCAGTGGGGGCATTCGGACAGGGAATGGGAGATGTGGATATTGCCTTTGCTTTTAAAACAGGAAAGATATGGTTTGAGGTTCCGCCAACAATAAAAGTTAATTTTCTTGGTATGCCATCTGACGCATGGAGTGCCAAGGATTTAGCCCTTCTCTGTGTAAAGGAATTGAAAAGGGTTGCACTAGGAAAAGCAATAGAATTTTATGGAGATATAATTGATTCCCTCTCACTCGATGGGAGAATAACTCTCTCTTCAATGGTTACTGAAATGGGGGGAATAGCTGGTTTTATTACTCCAGATAAAAGAATAATAAGTTTCTGTGAAAAAAATTCTGGAAAGAAAATAAAGCCAGTATATGCTGACGACGCAAACTATGAAAAGGAAATAGATATAGATGTAAGCACTCTTGAACCAATGGTTGCTCTTCCTCCTTCCCCAAGTAATGTTAGGAGGGTGAGGGATGTTGGAGATGTAAAGATTGATAGTGTTTTTATCGGCTCATGCACAAATGGAAGAATGGATGACATGCTTTCTGCATGGAAAATAATAAAAGGAAAAAAGATAAGCGAGGATGTAAAAATGAAGATAGTTCCAGCAACCAGGAGAATATGGAAGGAAATGCTTGATAAAGGCTTGATAAAAGATTTTTTTGAGGCGGGGGCTATAGTTAGCCATGCATGCTGCGCCGGATGCGCTTCGGGGCAGATAGGGATGACGGGCATTGATGAAAATCAGGCATCTACTTCAAACAGGAATTTCAAGGGAAAGCAGGGGGCGGGTAATACATATCTTGTGTCGCCAGCAACAGCGGCTGCGAGTGCTTTAAGTGGATATATTACGGGAGGTGATGAGATATGA
- a CDS encoding 3-isopropylmalate dehydratase, translated as MKICGRVWKLEKDGKLIDDIDTDMIYHNKYLHITDKKEMGKYAFSNLQGWEDFPKKAKKGDIIFAGENFGCGSSRQQAVDCFIQLGINAIVAKSFGAIYRRNAINSGLVVIECKDIDRVDIKNGEEIEIDLIKGEIIKNGKILIKATPMSAIQYAIYKAGNLFEYAKSIQ; from the coding sequence ATGAAAATATGCGGGAGGGTTTGGAAATTAGAGAAGGATGGGAAATTGATTGATGATATAGATACAGATATGATTTATCATAACAAGTATTTACACATAACTGATAAAAAGGAGATGGGAAAATATGCTTTCAGCAATTTACAGGGATGGGAGGATTTCCCTAAAAAAGCAAAGAAGGGAGATATAATTTTTGCTGGAGAAAATTTTGGATGCGGATCATCTCGCCAGCAAGCGGTGGATTGCTTTATTCAGCTAGGTATAAATGCAATTGTTGCAAAATCTTTCGGGGCAATATATAGGAGAAATGCAATAAACAGCGGACTTGTGGTAATTGAATGCAAAGATATAGATAGAGTAGATATAAAAAATGGGGAAGAGATAGAGATAGATTTGATAAAAGGAGAAATAATTAAGAATGGAAAAATTTTAATAAAAGCAACACCAATGAGCGCCATTCAATATGCTATTTATAAAGCAGGAAATCTTTTTGAATACGCAAAGTCAATTCAATGA
- a CDS encoding MBL fold metallo-hydrolase produces MSKITFIGTGGGRFATIFQRRKTGGIYIAEKGLLMHADPGPGALVEMYNLNLNPTQTDVIFVSHAHPDHYNDAEILIEAMTMGGKIKRGMLIGSESVIEGINNYRPISFYHKNLVKDVMVAKPGKKIIIKELYEMIITPAIHSDKTTVGFQINLENGKLSYTSDTQIFDELIKAHKGSRILIICLTRPLNGKIPFHLSTEDAAGLIEGVKPEIAVLTHMGLKTIPHATEQANWLSEKTGVPTISAFDGMRIYMEDKIEVKKY; encoded by the coding sequence ATGAGCAAGATAACATTCATTGGCACCGGCGGAGGGAGATTTGCAACTATCTTCCAGCGTAGAAAAACTGGAGGTATATACATAGCGGAAAAAGGTTTGCTTATGCATGCTGATCCCGGGCCGGGTGCTCTTGTGGAAATGTATAATCTTAATCTGAATCCAACTCAAACAGATGTTATTTTTGTTTCACACGCCCATCCAGACCACTACAATGATGCGGAGATATTGATTGAGGCAATGACAATGGGTGGTAAAATTAAGAGAGGAATGCTTATAGGAAGTGAGAGTGTTATTGAAGGAATAAATAACTACCGCCCTATATCATTTTATCATAAAAATTTGGTGAAAGATGTCATGGTTGCAAAACCTGGAAAAAAAATAATAATAAAAGAATTGTATGAAATGATTATTACTCCTGCAATTCATTCTGATAAAACAACCGTTGGCTTCCAAATAAATCTTGAAAATGGAAAGTTATCATATACAAGCGACACTCAAATCTTTGATGAACTAATAAAAGCGCATAAAGGGAGCAGAATCCTTATAATTTGCCTAACACGCCCTCTTAATGGAAAAATACCTTTTCACCTATCCACCGAAGACGCCGCAGGCCTTATAGAAGGAGTTAAACCAGAAATTGCGGTTCTTACGCATATGGGATTGAAAACAATACCTCATGCAACAGAGCAGGCAAACTGGTTATCTGAAAAAACAGGTGTGCCAACGATATCCGCTTTTGATGGGATGAGAATATATATGGAAGATAAAATAGAAGTCAAGAAATATTAA
- a CDS encoding proline--tRNA ligase, protein MIDKEKFDEWYNEIVEKADLCDKRYPIKGMNIWKPYGWKIMQNIDKIIREEMEKTGHQEVYFPLLIPESLFKKEEEHIKGFSSEVYWVTHAGDNELDEKMLLRPTSETALYSIFSLWIRSHADLPLKTFQIVNTFRYETKMTKAFIRVREIHFFEAHTCHKDFEDAERQIKEDLEIAKSFFSALCIPFIASRRPDWDKFAGADYSIGLDVLMPSTKSLQVGSIHQYKENFSRPFEIKYEGLDGKHYYCHQTTYGMSERVLGAIVGLHGDEKGIKLPSSIAPIQVVIIPIFFKGWKEKIIEECNHLNEKLQKNDIRSFIDFREDKTPGSKFFDWELKGIPIRIEIGPKDIEKNVITIVSRDGIKKTIGRDDIEGIKNELKEYDKRLYKNAEKFLKENIHRIKEEKIEEGILEIPWCGKEECGKKAEEKFSMKSLGIPVEEEKCEEKCLICGEKSVSWLRLSKNY, encoded by the coding sequence ATGATTGATAAAGAAAAGTTTGATGAATGGTATAATGAAATAGTTGAAAAAGCAGATTTATGTGACAAAAGATACCCTATAAAGGGTATGAATATATGGAAACCATATGGTTGGAAAATAATGCAAAATATAGATAAAATTATAAGAGAAGAGATGGAAAAAACAGGGCATCAGGAAGTTTATTTCCCTCTTCTAATTCCAGAAAGTCTTTTTAAAAAAGAAGAAGAGCATATAAAGGGTTTTTCATCTGAAGTATACTGGGTTACTCATGCGGGCGATAATGAACTTGATGAAAAAATGCTTCTGCGTCCAACTTCAGAAACCGCTTTATATTCCATTTTTTCTCTATGGATTCGCTCACACGCTGACCTGCCTCTAAAAACATTTCAGATTGTAAATACATTCAGATATGAAACAAAAATGACAAAGGCATTTATAAGGGTTAGAGAAATTCATTTTTTTGAAGCCCACACATGCCACAAAGATTTTGAAGATGCGGAAAGACAGATAAAGGAGGATCTGGAAATTGCCAAATCATTTTTTTCTGCCCTCTGCATTCCCTTCATTGCGAGCAGGCGCCCCGACTGGGATAAGTTTGCGGGTGCGGATTACTCAATCGGACTAGATGTGCTTATGCCATCCACTAAAAGCTTGCAGGTTGGTTCAATACATCAATATAAGGAGAATTTTTCCCGTCCATTTGAGATAAAATATGAAGGGCTTGATGGGAAGCATTATTACTGCCATCAGACAACATATGGGATGTCTGAAAGAGTTTTAGGAGCTATCGTAGGACTGCATGGAGATGAGAAAGGGATAAAGTTACCATCATCCATAGCGCCGATACAGGTTGTAATCATACCTATATTTTTCAAGGGATGGAAAGAAAAAATAATTGAGGAATGTAATCATTTGAATGAAAAACTTCAGAAAAATGACATAAGAAGTTTTATTGATTTTAGAGAGGATAAAACACCTGGAAGTAAATTTTTTGACTGGGAATTAAAAGGTATCCCTATCAGAATTGAAATAGGACCAAAGGATATTGAAAAAAATGTTATTACAATTGTTTCAAGAGATGGAATCAAAAAAACTATTGGAAGAGATGATATAGAAGGAATAAAAAATGAATTGAAAGAATATGATAAAAGACTTTATAAAAATGCGGAAAAATTTTTAAAAGAAAATATACATAGAATAAAAGAGGAGAAAATTGAAGAAGGAATTTTAGAAATTCCATGGTGTGGGAAAGAGGAGTGTGGAAAAAAGGCGGAGGAAAAATTTTCAATGAAAAGCCTTGGTATTCCTGTTGAGGAAGAAAAATGCGAAGAAAAATGTCTTATTTGTGGGGAAAAAAGCGTTAGCTGGCTCCGTCTTTCGAAAAATTATTGA
- a CDS encoding valine--tRNA ligase, whose amino-acid sequence MSSYNPFEVEKKWQEKWQEMKIYRFKPGKKPVYSIDNPPRYASGALHIGHAVHYTHIDFVARYKRMRGYNVFFPLCFDVNGIPIEERVERKYGITRKNIERHKFIELCKKFADENIEEMIRQFIILGHSMDDSIYYRTDAEYFRRLTQISFIRLYKKGLIYRGKFPVNWCPRCMTAMADAEIEHVERKTLLNTIKFYLAESCKGNGIKKDERGSYIEIATTRPEMLSTCQIVALNPNDERKLNLVGKEVIVPVYGKKVKIFEDERVDPNFGTGIVMICTIGDKDDLEWAMKYSLPIEICINEDGTMNELAGRYKGLRIEEARRKIIEELKKENYITRQEEIEQSVGVCWRCKTPIEFINAEQWFLKMLPIKEEIIEVAKRMEWYPDYMFKRFEEWVNSLEWDWVISRQRYFATPLPLWECKNCKEVVLADEKDCYVDPTIDKPPFDSCPKCGGPLKGCEDVFDTWMDSSITPLFNTFWERDENLFKELYPMSLRPQAHDIIRTWAFYTVLRCYLLTNEKPFEEIMIDGFILAPDGKPMHTSLGNVVDPLEVIEKNGSDALRYYASTCKLGEDNPFRPKDVVRGIRLMNKLWNVENFIGNLIKSKPEKCELRIIDRWILSIYSRVIKKATEYMDKFEFSNAMKEIEYFLWHEFADHYIEMVKHRIYEQKDEASLYTLYVIGLGLLKAFSPFLPFITEEIYDNFYKKFEGDESVHTSKWPEPILIDEEAEREGEIVKEVVSEIRGWKSKNGIPLNSSLSKVIIYGNVKEEDIISGTLKIKEIVYEDKLNIEKIAFPIYSKIGPYFKEKSKIVIEEINKNGKKIARKIEEDGFYSFNFKGEEIKIDKEFLDIKEETKENLLKAGNIFILVEK is encoded by the coding sequence ATGAGTAGCTATAATCCATTTGAGGTTGAGAAAAAATGGCAGGAAAAATGGCAGGAAATGAAAATTTACAGATTTAAACCAGGAAAAAAGCCCGTCTATTCCATAGATAACCCTCCAAGATATGCTTCTGGAGCACTTCATATAGGGCATGCTGTTCATTACACCCATATAGATTTTGTTGCAAGATATAAAAGAATGCGGGGCTATAATGTATTTTTTCCTCTATGCTTTGATGTAAATGGAATACCAATTGAAGAAAGAGTTGAAAGGAAATATGGAATAACAAGAAAAAATATAGAGAGGCATAAATTCATCGAGCTATGTAAAAAGTTTGCTGATGAAAACATAGAAGAGATGATTCGTCAATTTATCATACTGGGACATTCAATGGATGATAGCATTTATTATAGAACAGATGCTGAATATTTTAGAAGGCTTACCCAGATTTCTTTTATAAGACTTTACAAAAAAGGGCTTATTTATAGAGGAAAATTTCCTGTAAATTGGTGCCCTAGATGCATGACCGCAATGGCAGATGCTGAAATAGAGCATGTTGAAAGAAAAACATTGCTAAATACAATAAAGTTTTATCTTGCAGAAAGTTGCAAGGGAAATGGAATAAAAAAAGATGAAAGAGGTAGCTATATTGAGATAGCAACAACCCGCCCCGAAATGCTTTCCACATGCCAGATTGTTGCTTTAAATCCAAATGACGAGAGAAAATTAAATTTGGTTGGAAAAGAAGTTATAGTTCCAGTATATGGAAAAAAAGTAAAGATTTTTGAAGATGAAAGAGTTGATCCAAATTTTGGGACAGGAATAGTAATGATATGCACAATCGGGGATAAAGATGATTTGGAATGGGCAATGAAATATTCCTTGCCAATTGAGATATGCATAAATGAAGATGGAACGATGAATGAACTTGCGGGAAGATATAAAGGGCTAAGAATAGAGGAAGCGAGGAGAAAAATAATAGAAGAGTTAAAGAAAGAAAATTATATCACTAGACAGGAGGAAATTGAGCAGAGCGTCGGCGTGTGCTGGCGGTGCAAAACACCGATAGAATTTATAAATGCGGAGCAGTGGTTTTTGAAAATGTTGCCTATAAAAGAGGAAATAATTGAAGTTGCTAAAAGAATGGAATGGTATCCAGATTATATGTTTAAGAGATTTGAGGAATGGGTGAATTCACTTGAATGGGATTGGGTAATTTCAAGGCAAAGATATTTTGCCACTCCCCTCCCCCTGTGGGAATGCAAAAATTGCAAGGAAGTGGTTCTTGCTGATGAAAAAGATTGCTATGTTGACCCAACAATAGATAAACCCCCTTTTGATAGCTGTCCAAAATGCGGTGGACCTCTGAAAGGATGTGAGGATGTTTTCGATACCTGGATGGATTCTTCTATAACTCCTCTATTCAACACTTTCTGGGAAAGAGATGAAAATCTTTTTAAAGAACTCTATCCAATGTCGCTCCGCCCGCAGGCGCATGATATTATAAGAACATGGGCTTTTTATACAGTTCTGAGATGCTACCTCCTTACAAATGAAAAACCCTTTGAGGAGATAATGATAGATGGGTTTATACTTGCCCCAGATGGAAAGCCGATGCATACTTCTCTTGGAAATGTCGTTGACCCGCTTGAAGTAATAGAAAAGAATGGAAGCGATGCTCTGCGATATTATGCTTCAACTTGCAAACTTGGTGAGGATAATCCATTCCGCCCAAAAGATGTTGTTAGAGGAATAAGATTGATGAACAAGTTATGGAATGTTGAAAATTTTATAGGGAATCTAATTAAAAGTAAGCCAGAAAAATGCGAGCTGAGGATAATTGATAGATGGATTCTTAGCATATACAGCAGGGTAATTAAAAAAGCAACTGAATATATGGATAAATTTGAATTTTCTAATGCAATGAAAGAAATTGAATATTTTCTCTGGCACGAATTTGCAGACCACTATATAGAAATGGTAAAACATAGAATTTATGAGCAAAAGGATGAAGCATCTTTATACACTCTTTATGTTATAGGACTTGGATTGCTCAAGGCATTTTCTCCATTTTTACCATTTATAACAGAGGAAATTTATGATAATTTTTATAAGAAATTTGAAGGCGATGAAAGCGTGCATACCTCAAAATGGCCTGAACCAATTTTAATAGATGAAGAAGCGGAAAGAGAAGGAGAGATAGTTAAAGAAGTAGTATCTGAAATAAGAGGATGGAAAAGCAAAAATGGAATACCATTGAATTCTTCGTTATCAAAAGTCATAATATATGGTAATGTAAAGGAGGAGGACATAATTTCTGGAACTCTCAAAATAAAGGAAATAGTTTATGAAGATAAGTTGAATATTGAGAAAATAGCTTTTCCAATTTATAGCAAAATTGGGCCATATTTCAAGGAAAAAAGCAAAATTGTTATAGAGGAAATTAACAAAAATGGAAAGAAAATTGCGAGGAAGATTGAAGAAGATGGATTTTATTCTTTCAACTTTAAAGGAGAAGAAATAAAGATAGATAAGGAATTTCTGGATATAAAAGAGGAAACAAAGGAAAATCTATTAAAGGCTGGAAATATATTCATCTTAGTAGAAAAATGA
- a CDS encoding dihydroorotate dehydrogenase: protein MLKINLLNMKMKNPLMLASGVLDLTKESMEKFKDAGAVVTKSVGKEERKGYKNPVFFETECGILNAIGLANPGIDNYLKEIKDIKIDNLIGSVFGKEADEFLFVAKKFSRYVKAIEMNMSCPHAKKLGAEFPDEEIKNAVEMVKEVGKPVFVKISAENSLKRAELAIEGGADAIVAINSIKAMAINIEVKKPVLGNIFGGYSGKAIKPIGLRCVYEIAKNFDLPVIGVGGILNARNVIEYMMAGARAVQIGAGLYYKGEKIFKEICKDLEKWLEKNGYEKIEDIVGIAIEK from the coding sequence ATGCTCAAAATAAATTTGCTAAATATGAAAATGAAAAATCCTCTTATGCTTGCTTCTGGCGTACTTGATTTAACCAAGGAGAGCATGGAGAAATTTAAGGATGCTGGAGCGGTTGTTACAAAATCTGTTGGAAAGGAAGAAAGAAAGGGATATAAAAATCCTGTTTTTTTTGAAACAGAATGTGGAATATTAAATGCAATTGGGTTAGCAAATCCTGGAATAGATAATTATTTAAAAGAGATAAAGGACATAAAAATAGATAATCTTATTGGAAGTGTATTTGGAAAGGAAGCAGACGAATTTTTATTTGTAGCAAAAAAATTTTCAAGATATGTCAAGGCAATAGAAATGAACATGAGCTGTCCCCATGCAAAAAAATTGGGGGCGGAATTTCCAGATGAAGAGATAAAGAATGCTGTTGAAATGGTAAAAGAAGTGGGTAAGCCTGTTTTTGTGAAGATTAGCGCAGAAAATTCTTTAAAGAGAGCGGAGCTTGCCATCGAAGGCGGAGCCGATGCAATTGTTGCTATAAATAGCATAAAGGCGATGGCGATAAATATAGAAGTTAAAAAGCCAGTTTTAGGCAATATTTTTGGTGGATATTCAGGAAAAGCAATAAAGCCGATTGGGTTAAGATGTGTTTATGAAATTGCAAAAAATTTTGATTTGCCCGTTATAGGTGTCGGAGGAATATTGAATGCAAGAAATGTTATTGAATATATGATGGCGGGCGCGAGGGCGGTGCAAATTGGCGCAGGGTTATACTATAAAGGAGAAAAAATATTCAAAGAAATTTGCAAAGATTTGGAGAAGTGGTTAGAGAAAAATGGATATGAAAAAATAGAGGATATTGTAGGAATTGCAATTGAAAAATAA
- a CDS encoding NAD(P)/FAD-dependent oxidoreductase, with translation MEKVDIVIVGGGIAGLSLGKFLAEKGVPFVIFEEHDEFFKKACGEGITQKIAGYDFLELYGSKKGVEREIWETIIYTKYGKIPLEMPILMIDKKKVEEEFAKKAEKQGEIRKGEKVKKIEDGILIPQNIKAKLIVGADGFFSITRKYINVKPPKEAFAVEGYKENVEKDESKCHVILEDKMVKHGYAWYFPKKKRWNIGIGSFNKKYFKEGFEKFKKENYSVEWRGAYIPMGKPLPSYGKNAILVGDACAHVFSNVGAGNMPSIICSYIASECIEKWVKNDRYELEEYERRWRDVLGRQLKYSYYAGIIFFKLIGSEYMRHRILKRICSIVSKFYRKMC, from the coding sequence GTGGAGAAAGTTGATATTGTAATAGTTGGAGGAGGCATAGCTGGCTTAAGTTTAGGAAAATTTCTTGCAGAAAAAGGTGTGCCATTTGTAATATTTGAAGAGCATGATGAATTTTTTAAAAAAGCATGTGGGGAAGGAATAACTCAGAAAATTGCTGGATATGATTTTTTAGAGTTATATGGAAGTAAAAAAGGGGTGGAAAGGGAAATATGGGAAACAATTATATATACAAAATATGGAAAAATTCCTCTTGAAATGCCAATTCTTATGATAGATAAGAAAAAAGTTGAAGAAGAATTTGCAAAAAAAGCAGAAAAGCAGGGGGAAATAAGAAAGGGTGAAAAAGTTAAAAAAATAGAAGACGGGATTTTAATTCCACAGAATATAAAAGCAAAATTGATTGTTGGAGCAGATGGATTTTTTTCCATAACAAGAAAATATATAAATGTTAAGCCACCAAAAGAAGCTTTTGCAGTTGAAGGATACAAGGAAAATGTTGAAAAAGATGAAAGCAAATGCCATGTTATTTTGGAGGATAAAATGGTGAAACATGGTTATGCATGGTATTTTCCTAAAAAGAAAAGATGGAATATAGGAATTGGCTCTTTCAATAAAAAATATTTTAAAGAAGGATTTGAAAAATTCAAAAAGGAAAATTATTCAGTTGAGTGGAGAGGGGCATATATTCCAATGGGCAAGCCACTTCCTTCTTATGGAAAAAATGCTATTCTGGTGGGAGATGCCTGCGCCCATGTTTTTTCGAATGTGGGGGCGGGGAATATGCCCTCTATAATCTGCTCTTATATAGCTTCTGAATGCATTGAAAAATGGGTGAAAAATGATAGATATGAACTTGAAGAATATGAAAGAAGATGGAGGGATGTGCTTGGCAGGCAACTCAAGTATTCATATTATGCAGGAATTATATTTTTCAAGTTGATAGGAAGTGAATATATGAGGCATAGAATTTTAAAAAGAATTTGCAGTATTGTTTCAAAATTTTATAGAAAGATGTGCTAA
- the mtnA gene encoding S-methyl-5-thioribose-1-phosphate isomerase, translated as MLVKGKQMRSLWFEKNCLRIIDQRKLPSHFEIFEAKNEREVAYAIREMVVRGAPAIGCAAAYGIAMAENAKKAAGLLKKSRPTAHDLFYAIDYVIKKIENGEDALMVAEEYTGKIVERCRRIGEEGKKLIKKNAKILTHCNAGALATVDYGTALAPLRMAKNKNIFVWVDETRPRLQGLLTSWELENEGIEHAVIVDNSAGYLMEKGEVDMVIVGADRIAKNYDVVNKIGTYEKAVVAYENDIPFYVAAPESTFDKKAKNGKEIKIEERSREEVTSIYSYKPKNVRNPAFDITPSKYITGIITENGIIYL; from the coding sequence ATGCTTGTAAAAGGAAAGCAGATGAGGAGCCTATGGTTTGAAAAAAATTGCCTCAGAATTATTGACCAGAGAAAACTTCCCTCTCATTTTGAAATTTTTGAAGCAAAAAATGAAAGAGAAGTCGCATATGCAATAAGGGAAATGGTGGTAAGAGGGGCACCCGCCATCGGTTGCGCCGCCGCTTATGGCATTGCTATGGCTGAGAATGCAAAAAAAGCTGCGGGGTTGCTTAAAAAAAGCAGACCAACCGCCCATGATTTATTTTATGCAATTGATTATGTGATTAAAAAAATTGAGAATGGGGAAGATGCGTTAATGGTTGCGGAGGAATATACTGGGAAAATTGTTGAAAGATGCAGGAGAATAGGAGAGGAAGGAAAAAAATTAATAAAGAAAAATGCGAAAATATTAACTCACTGCAATGCGGGAGCGCTTGCAACAGTTGATTATGGAACAGCTCTCGCCCCATTAAGGATGGCAAAGAATAAGAATATTTTTGTCTGGGTTGATGAAACAAGACCAAGATTGCAGGGTTTGCTTACTTCCTGGGAGCTTGAAAATGAAGGAATAGAGCATGCTGTTATAGTTGATAATTCCGCTGGCTATTTAATGGAAAAAGGAGAAGTAGATATGGTTATAGTTGGAGCGGATAGGATAGCAAAAAACTATGATGTTGTAAATAAGATAGGAACATATGAAAAAGCGGTTGTTGCTTATGAAAATGACATTCCTTTTTATGTTGCTGCCCCTGAAAGCACTTTTGATAAAAAAGCAAAAAATGGAAAGGAAATAAAAATTGAGGAAAGAAGTAGAGAAGAAGTTACTTCAATTTATTCCTATAAACCAAAAAATGTAAGAAATCCAGCATTTGATATAACTCCTTCAAAATATATAACTGGAATAATAACTGAAAATGGAATAATATATCTTTAG
- a CDS encoding class II aldolase/adducin family protein, translating to MNTFFLSYEEIKNPLVEELKKICHKKDDKFSISVRYGKRILINASQVDFSNLKNSDFVEIVDYNPANDVAMVIGIKEPCEDAPIHCLLYSKEEINAIAIFRRKGKAKFEVAMEALKKLRNEKEVEIEGFGKIITGKTLKEVENACKRKADEEPMV from the coding sequence ATGAATACTTTTTTCCTTTCTTATGAAGAGATAAAAAATCCGCTGGTGGAGGAATTAAAAAAAATATGCCATAAAAAAGATGATAAATTCAGTATAAGCGTTAGATACGGGAAAAGAATTTTAATAAATGCCTCGCAAGTAGATTTCAGTAATTTAAAAAATTCAGATTTTGTTGAAATTGTAGATTATAATCCAGCCAATGATGTTGCAATGGTTATAGGAATTAAAGAACCGTGCGAGGATGCACCAATTCACTGCCTGCTTTACAGTAAAGAAGAAATAAATGCAATAGCAATTTTCAGAAGAAAGGGTAAGGCAAAATTTGAAGTTGCGATGGAAGCATTGAAAAAATTGAGAAATGAAAAAGAAGTGGAGATAGAAGGATTTGGAAAAATTATAACTGGAAAAACACTGAAGGAGGTGGAAAATGCTTGTAAAAGGAAAGCAGATGAGGAGCCTATGGTTTGA
- a CDS encoding cupin domain-containing protein — MIVKNYAEIDEKEVNEEGAKNVRIQWLIDEKIAPNFAMRRFVVGKDGHTPLHRHDWEHEVFVLQGKGAIIDEKGKEHELKPGNFVLVLPNEMHQFKNKGNEDFIFLCMIPLK, encoded by the coding sequence ATGATTGTAAAAAATTATGCAGAAATAGATGAGAAAGAGGTTAATGAAGAAGGAGCGAAAAATGTTAGAATTCAATGGCTTATAGATGAAAAAATTGCCCCAAATTTTGCAATGAGGAGATTTGTTGTTGGTAAAGATGGGCATACACCTCTTCACAGGCATGACTGGGAACATGAAGTTTTTGTTTTGCAAGGAAAAGGAGCAATAATTGATGAAAAGGGTAAGGAGCATGAACTTAAGCCAGGAAACTTTGTCCTTGTTTTGCCAAATGAAATGCATCAATTCAAAAACAAAGGAAATGAGGATTTTATTTTTCTATGCATGATTCCTTTAAAATGA